From the Deltaproteobacteria bacterium genome, one window contains:
- a CDS encoding UbiD family decarboxylase, translating to MDLRTYLDSVRQLAPERLLEVTDKHDINLEVCAMIADLEKQKREPLLLFSNIDNLSGEPSEFPLLMNTFASRAACAVALGLSPEQAGRELMLEFQTREARREKPVVVDAADAPVKQVSMDPNLHFLPVLTHHTADLGPYLTMTWAARDPDTGVYNSSFHRCYVRDPNHLIMFFERRHLWDYYVRAEARGEALPVACVIGHHPAYYLGNCILNGIAADEYESIGGLMGEPLRLVPSETFGDELLVPADAEMVIEGRVLPHQREVEGPFGDFTGLYGPAGESPVVEVTAITHRQDAMCMDILAGHRDHRLLGAVPKEGSIYRNVRAVVPTVQSVCLPLSGAGRFHCYISIDKRCEGEAKLAAMAAFTASELIKHVVVVDADIDVYDEEEVLWAVATRVDAATDIAVIDRVKGSRLDPVHPGKDWGSKLIIDACRNEEIEFPERIAAAPYRRKEGAS from the coding sequence ATGGACCTGCGAACCTATCTCGACTCCGTCAGGCAACTCGCCCCCGAACGCCTGCTGGAGGTCACGGACAAGCACGACATCAACCTGGAAGTCTGCGCCATGATCGCGGACCTGGAGAAGCAAAAGCGCGAGCCGCTGCTGCTCTTCTCCAACATCGACAACCTGAGCGGCGAGCCGTCGGAGTTCCCGCTGCTGATGAACACGTTCGCGTCGCGCGCGGCCTGCGCGGTGGCGCTGGGGCTTTCGCCGGAGCAGGCGGGCCGCGAACTGATGCTGGAGTTCCAGACGCGCGAGGCGCGGCGCGAGAAGCCCGTGGTGGTAGACGCCGCGGACGCGCCGGTGAAGCAGGTGAGTATGGACCCCAACCTGCACTTCCTGCCGGTGCTGACGCACCACACGGCCGATCTCGGTCCCTACCTCACCATGACCTGGGCCGCCCGCGACCCGGACACGGGCGTCTACAACTCCTCGTTCCACCGGTGCTACGTGCGCGACCCCAACCACCTGATCATGTTCTTCGAGCGCCGGCACCTGTGGGATTACTACGTGCGCGCGGAGGCGCGCGGCGAGGCGCTGCCGGTGGCCTGCGTCATCGGCCACCACCCGGCCTACTACCTGGGCAACTGCATCCTCAACGGCATCGCCGCGGACGAATACGAGAGCATCGGCGGACTCATGGGCGAACCCTTACGGCTGGTGCCGTCGGAGACCTTCGGCGACGAGCTGCTGGTGCCCGCGGACGCGGAGATGGTCATCGAAGGCCGAGTGCTGCCGCACCAGCGGGAAGTGGAGGGCCCCTTCGGAGACTTCACCGGCCTGTACGGCCCCGCGGGCGAATCGCCGGTGGTGGAAGTCACCGCCATCACGCACCGCCAGGATGCCATGTGCATGGACATCCTGGCGGGGCACCGCGACCACCGCCTGCTGGGGGCGGTGCCCAAGGAAGGCAGCATCTACCGCAACGTGCGCGCGGTGGTGCCCACGGTCCAGTCCGTGTGCCTGCCCCTGAGCGGCGCCGGCCGGTTCCACTGCTACATCAGCATCGACAAGCGCTGCGAGGGCGAGGCCAAGCTGGCCGCCATGGCCGCGTTCACGGCCTCGGAACTCATCAAGCACGTGGTGGTGGTGGACGCCGACATCGACGTGTACGACGAGGAGGAGGTGCTGTGGGCGGTGGCCACGCGGGTGGACGCGGCCACCGACATCGCCGTCATCGACCGCGTCAAGGGCAGCCGCCTGGATCCGGTGCATCCGGGCAAGGACTGGGGCTCGAAGCTCATCATCGACGCGTGCCGCAATGAGGAGATCGAGTTCCCGGAGCGCATCGCCGCGGCGCCGTACCGGCGGAAGGAGGGAGCTTCTTGA
- a CDS encoding TlpA disulfide reductase family protein, with amino-acid sequence MGPSVSAYNYETFNRSESSAKAGEFAARLRAGEEAPDFTLPTLEGEQVRLSAFKGNKHVLLEFGSITUPPFVGEVSPLNEMYRNYRDKGFEFLTIYVREPHPGENYGPHKDPEQKLEYARHCRDQDGIENPLLVDDLEGTVHQLYGVLPNMVYIVSNEGRIVYKAMWTDHDEIRVVLDNLVMADEMRAQGVRLKPSLTEKINFIPAQYAGGLREKVFDRAGPKAWEDYQSTFGG; translated from the coding sequence ATGGGTCCATCAGTCAGCGCCTACAACTACGAAACCTTCAACCGTTCGGAGAGTTCCGCCAAGGCCGGCGAATTCGCCGCGCGCCTGCGGGCCGGGGAGGAGGCTCCGGACTTCACCCTTCCGACCCTGGAAGGCGAACAGGTCCGGCTCTCGGCGTTCAAGGGCAACAAACACGTGCTGCTGGAGTTCGGCAGCATCACCTGACCGCCCTTCGTGGGCGAGGTCTCGCCCCTCAACGAAATGTACCGGAACTACCGCGACAAGGGCTTCGAGTTCCTCACCATCTACGTGCGCGAACCCCATCCCGGGGAGAACTACGGCCCGCACAAGGACCCGGAGCAAAAGCTCGAATACGCGCGCCACTGCCGCGACCAGGACGGCATCGAGAACCCGCTGCTGGTGGACGACCTGGAAGGCACCGTGCACCAGCTCTACGGCGTCCTCCCGAACATGGTCTACATCGTCAGCAACGAGGGCCGCATCGTCTACAAGGCCATGTGGACCGACCACGACGAGATCCGCGTGGTGCTGGACAACCTCGTCATGGCCGACGAGATGCGCGCCCAGGGCGTGCGCCTGAAGCCCTCCCTCACCGAGAAGATCAACTTCATCCCCGCCCAGTACGCCGGCGGCCTCCGCGAAAAGGTCTTCGACCGGGCGGGGCCGAAGGCGTGGGAGGACTACCAGTCGACGTTCGGAGGGTAG
- the rluD gene encoding 23S rRNA pseudouridine(1911/1915/1917) synthase RluD, with protein MRTTTPEPASEIRLTVPQTLHGKRLDAALAALLPDHSRSRLQRLVRDGHVRLDDRVPECSDKVAAGARIEMELPEPAELSWKAQPIPLEVIHEDGALLVINKPPGMVVHPGAGNAEGTLLNAVMHHAPSLETVPRAGIVHRLDKDTSGLLVVAKTDAVRLRLVRELQARRIKREYLALVRGVVRIGGSVTAPIGRHPVHRTRMSVQPRGKEATSHYSVKAAYRSHTLLRVRLESGRTHQIRVHMVHIGHPVMGDPVYGGHGAGAVKGQGARVTELLRGFRRQALHAERLGLSHPETGEPMEWTAPMPADMRALVEALAEDARS; from the coding sequence ATGAGGACAACGACACCCGAACCCGCGTCCGAGATCCGCCTGACGGTGCCCCAGACCCTCCACGGCAAACGCCTGGACGCGGCCTTGGCGGCGCTCCTGCCCGACCACTCGCGTTCCCGCCTGCAACGGCTCGTGCGCGACGGACACGTGCGCCTCGACGACCGCGTCCCGGAGTGCTCGGACAAGGTCGCGGCCGGAGCCCGCATCGAGATGGAACTGCCGGAGCCCGCGGAGCTTTCCTGGAAGGCGCAACCCATTCCGCTTGAAGTCATCCACGAAGACGGCGCCCTGCTGGTGATCAACAAACCCCCGGGCATGGTGGTCCATCCCGGCGCCGGCAATGCCGAGGGCACCCTGCTGAATGCCGTCATGCACCACGCCCCCTCCCTCGAGACCGTGCCGCGCGCCGGTATCGTGCATAGGCTGGACAAGGACACCTCGGGCCTCCTGGTGGTGGCCAAGACCGACGCCGTGCGCTTGCGGCTTGTCCGGGAGCTGCAGGCGCGGCGCATCAAGCGGGAATACCTGGCCTTGGTGCGCGGCGTCGTGCGCATCGGTGGCTCCGTCACGGCGCCCATCGGCCGGCACCCGGTTCACCGCACCCGCATGTCGGTGCAGCCACGCGGCAAGGAGGCCACCAGCCACTACTCGGTGAAAGCGGCCTACCGGAGTCACACCCTGCTCCGGGTACGGCTGGAATCCGGCCGCACCCACCAGATCCGCGTGCACATGGTCCACATCGGACATCCGGTAATGGGCGATCCGGTCTACGGCGGGCACGGCGCAGGGGCTGTCAAGGGCCAGGGCGCCCGCGTCACGGAGCTGTTGCGCGGCTTTCGACGGCAGGCTCTGCACGCGGAGCGCCTCGGGCTGAGCCACCCGGAAACGGGCGAGCCCATGGAATGGACGGCGCCCATGCCGGCCGACATGCGCGCGCTCGTGGAGGCGCTCGCGGAAGACGCGCGTTCGTGA